In a single window of the Azospirillum thiophilum genome:
- a CDS encoding SiaB family protein kinase, protein MKGNELFNLQELLSRQKLLICFSGPFSHSVIEELGKAVRNHLENERIEKSAIMDVFSVYVEQAQNVRNYTASRDMLGRPIPANSGIVVIGKDGDHYAVSSGNLVEADDVPGLSAMLERLRGLDKAGLKAAYKEQSRKPREAGASGAGLGLIDMARKATRPLDYSLRAVDERYFFFSLEVQL, encoded by the coding sequence ATGAAAGGCAACGAACTCTTCAACCTGCAGGAGCTGCTGTCGCGGCAGAAGCTGCTGATCTGTTTCAGCGGCCCCTTCAGCCACAGCGTGATCGAGGAACTGGGCAAGGCGGTCCGCAATCATCTGGAAAATGAGCGGATCGAGAAGTCGGCGATCATGGACGTCTTCTCCGTCTATGTCGAACAGGCGCAGAATGTCCGCAACTACACGGCGTCGCGCGACATGCTGGGCCGGCCGATCCCAGCCAACAGCGGCATCGTCGTGATCGGCAAGGACGGGGACCATTACGCCGTCAGCTCCGGCAACCTGGTGGAGGCGGACGACGTGCCGGGCCTGTCGGCGATGCTGGAGAGGCTGCGCGGCCTCGACAAGGCCGGGCTGAAGGCCGCCTACAAGGAACAGTCGCGCAAGCCGCGCGAGGCGGGCGCCAGCGGCGCCGGGCTGGGATTGATCGACATGGCGCGCAAGGCGACCCGGCCGCTGGACTACTCCCTGCGCGCGGTGGACGAGCGCTATTTCTTC
- a CDS encoding SpoIIE family protein phosphatase, translating to MSVTGWDDTESYTLRGSGPQGAEESTVPTGGSSLLTRVILMIVGCTLLVGMIAMGVSSVLVGRQQREALTHRAALVGTLQASAMGQAVWEYDTRGVEAMIRGLMAEDPAVRSVKVWAASGGRGGHGEPLVTVERPAGRAELATIERQIGISGSTGERTMVGLLRLTYSLEEAESATLTALAPMAGLVLFSLLSVIGMISILLNRLVLAPLARLTRSAGEIAAGDYRVRLRNRRADEIGQLTVAFNHMAKTVHGYTERLEQRVAERTEELRHSNEQLAVVNRQVMDSIQYASLLQSAILPDERAMARRLDGLCVLWRPRDVVGGDFHIFREFDDGRFLIGVADCSGHGVPGAFMTMTVSAILDHVLSETPDSDPAAILGRLNRMVRAALARGRDNPRFDNGLDIGLCLVRPDRGDLLFAGGRIGLHIVETAAGSGSVGEVKGDAQSLGYRRSDIGHRFTTHRVDLAPGRSFYLTTDGFLDQAGGARGFGFGNRRFNAMLLAHAAVPMADRKAAFAAALAEHQGDRPQRDDITLVGFTVAPARSPAHSATVSAAECATDSGGAESPFRPIHP from the coding sequence ATGAGCGTCACGGGATGGGACGACACCGAGTCCTATACGCTTCGCGGCTCCGGCCCCCAGGGCGCGGAAGAGAGCACGGTCCCCACGGGCGGTTCGTCGCTGCTGACCCGCGTCATCCTGATGATCGTCGGTTGCACCCTGCTGGTCGGGATGATCGCGATGGGCGTGTCGTCGGTGCTGGTCGGCCGCCAGCAGCGCGAGGCGCTGACCCACCGCGCCGCGTTGGTCGGCACGCTCCAGGCGTCGGCCATGGGACAGGCGGTCTGGGAATACGACACCCGCGGGGTCGAAGCGATGATCCGCGGCCTGATGGCCGAGGATCCGGCGGTGCGCAGCGTCAAGGTGTGGGCGGCCTCCGGCGGACGCGGCGGGCATGGCGAACCGCTGGTGACGGTGGAGCGCCCGGCCGGGCGGGCGGAGCTGGCGACGATCGAACGGCAGATCGGCATTTCCGGCAGCACCGGCGAACGGACGATGGTCGGCCTGCTGCGGCTGACCTATTCGCTGGAGGAGGCGGAGAGCGCGACCCTGACCGCACTGGCGCCGATGGCCGGCCTGGTCTTATTCTCTCTGCTGTCGGTCATCGGCATGATCAGCATCCTGCTGAACCGGCTGGTGCTGGCGCCGCTGGCGCGGCTGACGCGGTCGGCCGGGGAGATCGCCGCCGGCGACTACCGCGTCCGCCTGCGCAACCGCCGGGCCGACGAGATCGGCCAGTTGACCGTCGCCTTCAATCACATGGCCAAGACCGTCCACGGCTACACCGAGCGGCTGGAACAGCGCGTCGCCGAGCGGACGGAAGAGCTGCGCCACTCCAATGAACAGCTCGCCGTCGTCAACCGGCAGGTGATGGACAGCATCCAGTATGCCAGCCTGCTGCAATCGGCGATCCTGCCGGACGAGCGGGCGATGGCGCGCCGGCTGGACGGGCTGTGCGTGCTGTGGCGTCCGCGCGACGTGGTGGGCGGCGATTTCCACATCTTCCGCGAGTTCGACGACGGGCGGTTCCTGATCGGCGTCGCCGACTGCTCCGGCCACGGGGTGCCGGGCGCCTTCATGACCATGACGGTCTCCGCCATCCTCGACCATGTGCTGTCGGAAACGCCGGACAGCGATCCGGCCGCCATCCTGGGCCGGCTGAACCGCATGGTGCGCGCCGCGCTCGCCCGCGGACGCGACAACCCGCGCTTCGACAACGGCCTGGACATCGGGCTGTGCCTGGTGCGGCCCGATCGCGGCGATCTGCTGTTCGCCGGCGGCCGGATCGGCCTGCACATCGTCGAGACCGCCGCCGGAAGCGGTTCGGTCGGCGAGGTGAAGGGCGACGCGCAGAGCCTGGGCTACCGCCGGTCGGACATCGGCCACCGCTTCACCACGCACCGGGTGGATCTTGCGCCCGGCCGCAGCTTCTACCTGACCACCGACGGATTCCTCGACCAGGCCGGCGGCGCGCGCGGCTTCGGCTTCGGCAACCGCCGCTTCAACGCCATGCTGCTGGCGCACGCCGCCGTCCCGATGGCCGACCGCAAGGCGGCCTTCGCCGCCGCGCTGGCGGAGCACCAGGGCGACCGCCCGCAACGCGATGACATCACGCTGGTCGGCTTCACCGTTGCCCCGGCACGCTCCCCGGCGCATTCTGCGACGGTTTCCGCCGCAGAATGCGCCACGGATTCAGGCGGTGCCGAATCCCCGTTCCGCCCCATCCACCCGTAA
- a CDS encoding substrate-binding periplasmic protein, with the protein MAFGVRAFAATGVPAAVLTAAFVLAQVLAPAPASARPVTVLAPEVPPMMSADGTGREASIIGETLAACGHQVRFKVVPFGRHWNEFRNGAAVDAVATIPAGMAMPGARSVPYILYRNGASVLKSSGLAVRSLADLAGKRVIAFAGAPDVLPGLRAAIPSFEDFRERADQMVHSNLLFAGRVDAVLADGLIFAEYNRQLQEKARLAGGLPFDPSQPVAFTAIFPPTPYAMVFRDESLRDGFDRCFAGLKAQGRVDAIDRAAVARYAETVGDRYLSPR; encoded by the coding sequence ATGGCTTTCGGTGTTCGGGCATTCGCTGCCACGGGTGTCCCCGCGGCCGTCCTGACCGCCGCATTCGTCCTCGCCCAGGTTCTTGCCCCGGCTCCGGCGTCGGCCCGTCCGGTGACGGTGCTGGCGCCGGAAGTGCCGCCGATGATGTCCGCCGACGGGACCGGGCGCGAGGCCTCGATCATCGGCGAGACGCTGGCCGCCTGCGGACATCAGGTGCGCTTCAAGGTGGTGCCCTTCGGCCGCCATTGGAACGAATTCCGCAACGGCGCCGCGGTCGATGCCGTCGCCACCATTCCTGCCGGCATGGCGATGCCGGGTGCGCGCAGCGTCCCCTACATCCTCTACCGGAACGGTGCATCGGTGTTGAAGTCCAGCGGGCTGGCGGTGCGCTCGCTGGCCGACCTCGCCGGCAAGCGCGTGATCGCCTTCGCCGGGGCGCCCGATGTGTTGCCGGGCCTGCGCGCGGCGATCCCCAGCTTCGAGGATTTCCGCGAGCGCGCCGACCAGATGGTGCATTCCAACCTGCTGTTCGCCGGCCGGGTGGACGCCGTGCTGGCCGACGGCCTGATCTTTGCCGAATACAACCGCCAACTGCAGGAAAAGGCCAGGTTGGCCGGCGGCCTGCCGTTCGACCCGTCCCAGCCGGTGGCGTTCACCGCGATCTTCCCGCCGACGCCCTATGCCATGGTCTTCCGCGACGAGTCGCTGCGCGACGGCTTCGACCGCTGCTTCGCCGGCCTCAAGGCGCAGGGCCGGGTCGACGCCATCGACCGCGCCGCGGTGGCGCGTTACGCGGAAACCGTCGGCGACCGCTACCTGTCGCCCAGGTGA
- a CDS encoding response regulator transcription factor, with the protein MARIIVVEDETDLRDDLVEYLDRCGFEVQGASRGAELDRLLDAGPADVIVLDVNLPDEDGFSVARRIRATSHAAIVMLTARSGLIDRVIGLELGADVYLVKPVDFREVEAQIKALMRRMQKGGTVAPAQPEPPPAPVPGEARKAWVFDDVEWRIQPPTGAPVPLTATEYKFLSLLVTVPGEPVSRQDISIALTGRDWDPYSRSIDSLVRRLRIKVEERSGCPLPVQAVHGVGYAFVGPVVGSAAEEGTGG; encoded by the coding sequence GTGGCCCGGATCATTGTGGTCGAAGACGAAACCGACCTGCGCGACGATCTCGTCGAATATCTGGATCGCTGCGGGTTCGAGGTGCAGGGCGCGTCGCGCGGGGCGGAGCTGGACCGGCTGCTGGACGCCGGCCCGGCCGACGTGATCGTGCTCGACGTGAATTTGCCCGACGAGGACGGCTTCTCGGTCGCCCGGCGCATCCGCGCCACCTCGCATGCGGCGATCGTCATGCTGACCGCGCGGTCCGGCCTGATCGACCGCGTGATCGGGCTGGAGCTGGGCGCCGACGTCTATCTGGTCAAGCCGGTCGATTTCCGTGAGGTCGAGGCGCAGATCAAGGCGCTGATGCGCCGGATGCAGAAGGGCGGCACCGTCGCGCCGGCCCAGCCGGAGCCGCCGCCCGCCCCGGTCCCCGGCGAGGCGCGCAAGGCGTGGGTGTTCGACGATGTCGAATGGCGTATCCAGCCTCCGACCGGTGCCCCGGTGCCGCTGACCGCGACCGAGTACAAGTTCCTGTCCCTGCTGGTCACCGTCCCCGGCGAGCCGGTGAGCCGGCAGGACATCTCCATCGCGCTGACCGGGCGCGACTGGGATCCCTACAGCCGCTCCATCGATTCGCTGGTCCGCCGCCTGCGCATCAAGGTGGAGGAGCGCAGCGGCTGCCCCCTGCCGGTGCAGGCGGTGCACGGCGTCGGCTATGCCTTCGTCGGCCCGGTGGTCGGCAGCGCGGCGGAGGAGGGCACCGGCGGATAG
- the polA gene encoding DNA polymerase I: MTASDAGTTAATETTAVGAAAPTGDGSGLYLVDGSGFIFRAFHALPMLTRPDGTPVNAVLGFSNMLLKLLADIKAEAVAVVFDSKRLNFRNEFYPDYKAHRPEPPEELKPQFALIREATEAFCLPCLELEGYEADDLIATYARLAQEAGREVTIVSSDKDLMQLVRPGVGMFDPMKNKTIGPDEVFEKFGVAPDKVVDVQALAGDSVDNVPGVPGIGVKTAAQLITEYGDLESLLANAGKIKQPARRQKLIDFADQARVSRRLVLLDDNAPPPKPLDELRVREPDHQKLIDFLRAQGFRSIVTRVEMEMQKDGRLADGATFPAAAPSASSAAAATPAAADAAVPPSAAAGPEERPARRTVLTVPEVRYELVQDADALRAWVDRARETGVLAVDTETDSLTPATATLVGVSLSTAPGLACYIPLAHVAPGTVAGQLDFDAPPPPVQIPTSEAMAILKDVLEDPSVLKIGHNFKFDHQLFARNGIRVAPVDDSMLISYVLEGGAHGHGMDELAELHLAYTPIPFKEVCGTGKAQITFDRVPLDKALAYAAEDADVTLRLWTLLKPRLVDERLVTVYETLDRPLIPVVADMERAGVHIDRQALAGLSQDLSVRLAEIEKDVHALAGQSFNIGSPKQLGEILFDGLKLGTGKKGKTGAYSTDSSVLEELAEQGHTIAQRVLDWRQLAKLKSTYTDALQEKISPVTGRVHTAFALAATNTGRLSSTDPNLQNIPVRTEEGKKIRRAFIASPGHKLLSVDYSQIELRLVAEMANIQALKDAFRDGLDIHAATAAQVFGIPLEQMTPDIRRKAKAINFGIIYGISGFGLSRQLGIAPGEANAFIKAYLERFHELKVWMESIKTFARQHGHVVTLFGRRCYMPGIQDKNAARRAFAERQAINAPIQGTAADIMKRAMNRMPAALAAAGSSARMLLQVHDELLFEVPEAEAEDTARIVRGVMEGAAQLGVPLVAEAGIGDNWEEAH; encoded by the coding sequence ATGACCGCCAGCGACGCCGGAACCACCGCCGCCACCGAAACCACCGCCGTTGGGGCCGCCGCCCCGACCGGCGACGGCAGCGGCCTGTATCTGGTCGACGGCTCCGGCTTCATCTTCCGCGCCTTCCACGCGCTGCCGATGCTGACCCGGCCGGACGGCACGCCGGTCAATGCGGTGCTCGGCTTCTCCAACATGCTGCTGAAACTGCTGGCCGACATCAAGGCGGAGGCGGTCGCCGTCGTCTTCGACAGCAAGCGGCTGAATTTCCGCAACGAATTCTATCCCGACTACAAGGCCCACCGCCCCGAGCCGCCGGAGGAGCTGAAGCCGCAGTTCGCGCTGATCCGCGAGGCGACCGAGGCCTTCTGCCTGCCCTGCCTGGAGCTGGAGGGCTATGAGGCCGACGACCTGATCGCCACCTATGCCCGTCTGGCACAGGAGGCCGGCCGCGAAGTCACCATCGTCTCGTCCGACAAGGACCTGATGCAGCTGGTTCGTCCCGGCGTCGGCATGTTCGACCCGATGAAGAACAAGACCATCGGCCCCGACGAGGTGTTCGAGAAGTTCGGCGTCGCCCCGGACAAGGTGGTCGACGTCCAGGCGCTGGCCGGCGACAGCGTCGACAATGTGCCGGGCGTCCCCGGCATCGGCGTGAAGACCGCGGCCCAGCTGATCACCGAATATGGCGACCTGGAGTCGCTGCTGGCCAATGCCGGCAAGATCAAGCAGCCGGCCCGCCGCCAGAAGCTGATCGACTTCGCCGACCAGGCGCGGGTATCGCGCCGTCTGGTCCTGCTCGACGACAACGCCCCGCCGCCCAAGCCGCTGGACGAGCTGCGCGTCCGCGAGCCGGACCATCAGAAGCTGATCGATTTCCTGCGGGCGCAGGGCTTCCGCAGCATCGTGACCCGCGTCGAGATGGAGATGCAGAAGGACGGCCGCCTCGCCGACGGCGCCACCTTCCCGGCTGCTGCCCCCTCTGCCTCCTCTGCCGCCGCCGCGACGCCCGCCGCCGCCGATGCGGCCGTCCCGCCGTCCGCCGCCGCCGGGCCGGAGGAGCGCCCCGCCCGCCGGACGGTTCTGACCGTGCCGGAGGTGCGCTACGAGCTGGTGCAGGATGCAGACGCCCTGCGCGCCTGGGTCGACCGCGCCCGCGAGACCGGGGTGCTGGCGGTGGATACCGAGACCGACAGCCTGACCCCGGCGACCGCGACGCTGGTCGGCGTGTCGCTGTCGACCGCGCCCGGTCTGGCCTGCTACATCCCGCTCGCCCATGTCGCGCCGGGCACCGTCGCCGGCCAGCTCGATTTCGACGCCCCGCCGCCGCCGGTGCAGATCCCGACATCCGAGGCGATGGCGATCCTCAAGGACGTGCTGGAGGATCCGTCGGTCCTGAAGATCGGCCACAATTTCAAGTTCGACCATCAGCTGTTCGCCCGCAACGGCATCCGGGTGGCGCCGGTCGACGACAGCATGCTGATCTCCTACGTGCTGGAGGGCGGCGCCCACGGCCACGGCATGGACGAGCTGGCCGAGCTGCATCTCGCCTACACGCCGATCCCCTTCAAGGAGGTCTGCGGCACCGGCAAGGCCCAGATCACCTTCGACCGGGTGCCGCTGGACAAGGCGCTGGCCTATGCCGCCGAGGATGCCGACGTCACGCTGCGGCTGTGGACCCTGCTGAAGCCGCGTCTGGTCGACGAGCGTCTGGTCACCGTCTATGAGACGCTCGACCGCCCGCTGATCCCGGTGGTCGCCGACATGGAGCGGGCCGGCGTGCACATCGACCGGCAGGCGCTGGCCGGGCTGTCGCAGGATCTGTCGGTCCGCCTCGCCGAGATCGAGAAGGACGTCCACGCGCTGGCCGGCCAGAGCTTCAACATCGGCTCGCCCAAGCAGCTGGGCGAGATCCTGTTCGACGGCCTGAAGCTCGGCACCGGCAAGAAGGGCAAGACCGGCGCCTATTCCACCGACAGCAGCGTGCTGGAGGAGTTGGCGGAGCAGGGCCACACCATCGCCCAGCGCGTTCTCGACTGGCGCCAGCTCGCCAAGCTGAAGAGCACCTACACCGACGCGCTGCAGGAGAAGATCTCGCCGGTGACGGGGCGGGTCCACACCGCCTTCGCGCTGGCGGCGACCAACACCGGGCGGCTGTCCTCGACCGATCCCAACCTGCAGAACATCCCGGTGCGGACGGAGGAGGGCAAGAAGATCCGCCGCGCCTTCATCGCGTCCCCCGGCCACAAGCTGCTGAGCGTCGATTATTCGCAGATCGAGCTGCGTCTGGTGGCGGAGATGGCGAACATCCAGGCATTGAAGGACGCCTTCCGCGACGGGCTGGACATTCACGCCGCCACCGCGGCCCAGGTGTTCGGGATTCCGCTGGAGCAGATGACGCCGGACATCCGCCGCAAGGCCAAGGCGATCAATTTCGGTATCATCTACGGCATTTCCGGCTTCGGCCTGAGCCGCCAGCTCGGCATCGCGCCGGGGGAGGCCAACGCCTTCATCAAGGCCTATCTGGAGCGCTTCCACGAGCTGAAGGTGTGGATGGAGTCGATCAAGACGTTCGCCCGCCAGCACGGCCATGTGGTGACTCTGTTCGGCCGCCGCTGCTACATGCCCGGCATCCAGGACAAGAACGCCGCCCGCCGCGCCTTCGCCGAGCGCCAGGCGATCAACGCCCCGATCCAGGGCACCGCGGCCGACATCATGAAGCGGGCGATGAACCGCATGCCCGCCGCGCTGGCCGCCGCCGGCAGCAGCGCGCGGATGCTGCTGCAGGTGCATGACGAACTGCTGTTCGAGGTGCCGGAAGCCGAGGCCGAGGACACCGCGCGGATCGTCCGCGGGGTGATGGAGGGCGCGGCACAGCTGGGCGTGCCGCTGGTGGCGGAGGCGGGGATTGGGGACAACTGGGAGGAAGCGCACTGA
- a CDS encoding dsDNA nuclease domain-containing protein: MNKIIGKITEAREIDGARAADRFRFQADASLLKVLNIHQRNSNYRAFFDWIDDLIIVHDCITPNCIESYQIKGWEGNNCTPSKISEEIGALPPKSIVGRMYKNYQQFGEHLKICGLITNAKIHITLSSGRKSSTGDFLITGTMVHEDDWKTISNTIKEDCSTAPDEEYRKVFLIEKTKLGINDHRAAIYYFIEEEMKKRGELDGHSPIRGVSDTLILKVEDKIGTARKFSSYEEICEEKSLSATELEEFLAKASSAPNFDRCWPYIKEELMGIGKKGPFIEKMERNCQKYIYMRNKGCANYIKFSNASLDILKIYKVSGTLPETYLDTAKLLSNLKIEDLDIRDASDLSFSGAIVEAYEIFE; this comes from the coding sequence ATGAACAAAATTATCGGAAAGATTACAGAAGCTCGCGAAATAGATGGGGCAAGGGCGGCGGACCGATTTCGCTTTCAAGCCGACGCTTCTTTATTAAAGGTTCTAAATATTCATCAGCGGAATAGTAACTATAGGGCTTTTTTTGATTGGATTGATGATCTTATAATTGTTCATGATTGCATTACACCGAATTGCATCGAGAGCTATCAAATTAAAGGTTGGGAAGGTAATAATTGCACGCCCTCAAAGATATCTGAGGAAATTGGAGCCTTACCTCCAAAATCCATTGTTGGAAGAATGTACAAAAATTATCAGCAATTTGGAGAACATTTGAAAATTTGCGGTTTAATTACTAACGCAAAGATACACATAACCCTCTCTAGTGGCAGAAAATCTAGTACTGGTGATTTTCTTATTACTGGCACGATGGTCCATGAGGATGATTGGAAAACTATTTCCAATACAATAAAAGAGGATTGCAGCACAGCTCCTGATGAGGAATATCGGAAAGTATTCTTGATTGAAAAAACAAAATTGGGTATCAATGATCATAGAGCCGCTATTTATTACTTTATTGAAGAAGAGATGAAGAAGAGAGGAGAACTTGATGGTCATTCCCCCATACGTGGGGTTTCGGACACGTTGATTCTAAAAGTTGAGGATAAGATCGGAACAGCGAGAAAATTTTCGAGTTACGAAGAAATTTGTGAAGAAAAATCACTTTCCGCAACGGAATTAGAGGAATTTTTGGCAAAAGCATCCAGCGCACCAAATTTTGACCGGTGTTGGCCATACATAAAGGAAGAGCTTATGGGAATAGGGAAAAAGGGTCCATTTATCGAGAAAATGGAGAGAAATTGTCAAAAATATATTTATATGCGCAATAAAGGTTGCGCAAATTATATAAAATTCTCGAACGCATCCCTAGATATTCTTAAAATCTATAAAGTTTCTGGAACTCTTCCTGAAACATATTTGGATACGGCTAAACTTTTATCAAATCTGAAAATCGAAGATCTAGATATTCGTGACGCTTCTGATCTATCATTTAGTGGCGCAATAGTCGAAGCATATGAGATTTTTGAATGA
- a CDS encoding serine hydrolase domain-containing protein codes for MRGLALAAAVLLGLALLPIPADAGPAAGSDRLQRLLDRFLADEELDGGILLVSGPDGRRVVVSGIADRRGKRPVTEDTRFYVASVGKMATAVAVLQQVEEGLAALDQPVRALAGDLPLGRLANAGRARLVHLLDHSSGIPDYLTDAYAEDEAADPDRLPRGGALLAYAHGEPATGPVGGHYAYSNSNYVLLGHIASVRDGAPFAQVLQRRVLERAGMASTSVGADPRDRSLAHGYDGEGDVSRRSWAATTGDGPLVATAGDLERFVFALFRDGRLLGPAMVRRMQAPSENEEGQGLGVALWTDRWGRGVGHDGRYDGFEADVRYYPGRRMALIFLTNGNQQSDDALLDAVAAELFGK; via the coding sequence ATGCGGGGGCTGGCGCTGGCCGCAGCGGTCCTGCTGGGTCTTGCGCTCCTGCCCATCCCTGCCGACGCCGGGCCTGCCGCCGGGTCCGACCGCCTGCAACGGCTGCTCGACCGTTTCCTGGCCGACGAGGAACTCGACGGCGGAATCCTGCTGGTGTCCGGTCCCGATGGCCGGCGCGTCGTCGTGTCGGGCATCGCCGACCGGCGCGGCAAGCGGCCGGTGACGGAGGATACGCGCTTCTACGTCGCCTCGGTCGGCAAGATGGCGACCGCCGTCGCGGTGTTGCAGCAGGTGGAGGAGGGGCTGGCGGCGCTCGACCAGCCGGTGCGGGCGTTGGCGGGGGATCTGCCGCTCGGCCGCCTCGCGAATGCCGGCCGGGCGCGGCTGGTCCATCTGCTCGACCACAGTTCGGGCATTCCCGACTATCTCACCGACGCCTATGCGGAGGACGAGGCGGCCGATCCCGACCGGTTGCCGCGCGGCGGCGCGCTGCTGGCCTATGCCCATGGCGAGCCGGCGACCGGTCCAGTCGGCGGGCATTACGCCTATTCCAACAGCAACTATGTCCTGCTTGGCCACATCGCGTCGGTGCGCGACGGGGCTCCCTTCGCGCAGGTGCTGCAACGCCGGGTGCTGGAGCGGGCCGGCATGGCGTCGACCAGTGTCGGCGCCGATCCGCGCGACCGCAGCCTTGCCCATGGCTATGACGGGGAGGGCGACGTCAGCCGCCGGTCCTGGGCGGCCACGACCGGCGACGGGCCGCTGGTCGCCACCGCCGGGGATTTGGAACGGTTCGTCTTCGCCCTGTTCCGCGACGGCCGCCTGCTGGGGCCGGCGATGGTCAGGCGCATGCAGGCCCCATCGGAGAACGAGGAGGGGCAGGGGCTGGGCGTCGCGCTGTGGACGGATCGCTGGGGCCGCGGCGTCGGCCATGACGGACGCTATGACGGGTTCGAGGCCGATGTCCGCTATTACCCCGGCCGGCGGATGGCCTTGATTTTCCTCACCAACGGCAACCAGCAGAGCGACGATGCCCTGCTGGATGCGGTGGCGGCCGAGCTGTTCGGGAAATGA
- a CDS encoding SDR family NAD(P)-dependent oxidoreductase — MFDDLKGRRVLITGSTQGIGLAAAQAFARRGAKVGINGRKEPAGLDATLAAMAADGGEAAFFAGDLCSGDACKAVVDAFVERFGGIDVLINNAGGLVGRKPLEEIDDSFFDAVTDLNARSALMTTKHALPHLRRSAGESGQTASVILVGSVAGYTGGGPGAGLYGAAKAWLHNIQKNWVAFHTKDGIRFNTVSPGTFDTAFHADKDEAAKARVSTGIPMGRFGQPAECAPTFLFFASHACSGYITGQVLDVNGGQFMP, encoded by the coding sequence ATGTTCGACGATCTGAAGGGCCGCCGCGTCCTGATCACCGGCTCCACCCAGGGGATCGGGCTGGCCGCGGCGCAGGCCTTCGCCCGCCGCGGCGCCAAGGTCGGCATCAACGGCCGCAAGGAGCCGGCCGGGCTCGACGCCACGCTGGCCGCCATGGCGGCGGACGGCGGCGAGGCCGCCTTCTTCGCCGGCGACCTCTGCTCCGGCGACGCCTGCAAGGCGGTGGTGGATGCCTTCGTCGAGCGGTTCGGCGGCATCGACGTGCTGATCAACAATGCCGGCGGGCTGGTCGGCCGCAAACCGCTGGAGGAGATCGACGATTCCTTCTTCGACGCGGTGACCGACCTCAACGCCCGCTCCGCCCTGATGACGACCAAGCATGCGCTGCCGCACCTGCGCCGGTCGGCCGGGGAGAGCGGGCAGACCGCCTCGGTCATCCTGGTCGGCTCGGTCGCCGGCTACACCGGCGGCGGGCCGGGGGCCGGGCTGTATGGCGCGGCCAAGGCGTGGCTGCACAACATCCAGAAGAACTGGGTCGCCTTCCACACCAAGGACGGCATCCGCTTCAACACGGTGTCGCCGGGCACCTTCGACACCGCCTTCCACGCCGACAAGGACGAGGCGGCCAAGGCCCGGGTGTCGACCGGCATCCCGATGGGCCGCTTCGGCCAACCCGCCGAATGCGCCCCGACCTTCCTGTTCTTCGCCTCGCACGCCTGTTCCGGCTACATCACCGGGCAGGTGCTGGACGTCAACGGCGGGCAGTTCATGCCCTGA